A single genomic interval of Aedes aegypti strain LVP_AGWG chromosome 1, AaegL5.0 Primary Assembly, whole genome shotgun sequence harbors:
- the LOC5564058 gene encoding 28S ribosomal protein S14, mitochondrial, giving the protein MSVVANLVSKFATSGTNLAGYGFQQVRTKWTDWRMIKDAKRRKCVVEHAKDRLRVNSLRKNTILPVELREMASAEIHAFPRDTSLVRVRERCAVTSRSRGIVHRWRVSRIVWRHLADYNKLSGVQRAMW; this is encoded by the exons ATGTCCGTAGTAGCGAATCTTGTTTCCAAATTCGCCACATCCGGAACGAACTTAGCCGGTTACGGG TTTCAACAAGTTCGCACCAAATGGACCGATTGGCGGATGATTAAGGATGCCAAACGGCGAAAGTGTGTAGTGGAGCATGCCAAGGACCGGCTGCGGGTAAATTCACTGAGAAAGAATACAATCCTCCCGGTGGAGCTGCGCGAAATGGCCAGTGCGGAAATTCATGCCTTCCCACGGGACACCTCCCTGGTGCGAGTGAGGGAACGTTGTGCCGTCACTTCCAGATCCCGAGGTATTGTCCATCGATGGCGAGTGAGTCGAATCGTGTGGAGGCATCTGGCCGATTACAATAAACTGTCCGGTGTTCAAAGAGCTATGTGGTGA
- the LOC5564047 gene encoding uncharacterized protein LOC5564047: protein MAALQRSFNSLLKLRRTQSVPLALYHANVLDHYENPRNVGSMDKKDKTVGTGLVGAPACGDVMKLQIKVDEDGKIIDAKFKTFGCGSAIASSSLATEWVKGKTLDEARKLKNTDIAKELSLPPVKLHCSMLAEDAIKAALEDYKKKQDK from the coding sequence ATGGCAGCGTTGCAGAGAAGTTTCAACTCGTTGCTTAAACTCCGTCGTACGCAGAGTGTGCCCCTGGCCCTGTACCATGCGAATGTCCTGGACCATTACGAGAACCCCCGAAATGTAGGCTCGATGGACAAGAAAGATAAAACCGTCGGAACGGGACTTGTTGGCGCCCCGGCTTGCGGTGACGTCATGAAGCTCCAAATCAAGGTCGACGAAGACGGCAAAATCATCGACGCCAAGTTCAAAACCTTCGGATGTGGATCGGCCATTGCCTCGAGCTCGCTGGCCACCGAATGGGTCAAAGGGAAAACTTTGGACGAAGCCCGCAAACTGAAGAATACGGACATTGCAAAGGAGCTGTCCTTGCCGCCGGTTAAACTTCACTGCTCGATGCTGGCCGAGGATGCCATTAAGGCGGCCCTTGAAGATTACAAGAAGAAACAGGACAAGTAA